In Ovis canadensis isolate MfBH-ARS-UI-01 breed Bighorn chromosome 3, ARS-UI_OviCan_v2, whole genome shotgun sequence, one DNA window encodes the following:
- the LRRTM4 gene encoding leucine-rich repeat transmembrane neuronal protein 4, which yields MGFHLITQLRGMRVVLVLLPTLLLVMLTGAQRACPKNCRCDGKIVYCESHAFADIPENISGGSQGLSLRFNSIQKLKSNQFASLNQLIWLYLDHNYISSVDEDAFQGIRRLKELILSSNKITYLHNKTFHPVPNLRSLDLSYNKLQTLQSEQFKGLRKLIILHLRSNSLKTVPIRVFQDCRNLDFLDLGYNRLRSLSRNAFAGLLKLKELHLEHNQFSKINFAHFPRLFNLRSIYLQWNRIRSISQGLTWTWSSLHNLDLSGNDIQGIEPGTFKCLPNLQKLNLDSNKLTNISQETVNAWISLVSITLSGNMWECSRSICPLFYWLKNFKGNKESTMICAGPKHIQGEKVSDAVETYNICSEVQVVNTEKSHVVPQTPQKPLIIPKPTTLKSDPSRSTLETPSPSPGFQIPGTEQEYEHVSFHKIIAGSVALFLSVAMILLVIYVSWKRYPASMKQLQQHSLMKRRRKKTRESERQMNSPLQEYYVDYKPTNSETMDISVNGSGPCTYTISGSRECEV from the exons ATGG GTTTCCATTTAATTACGCAGCTGAGAGGCATGCGTGTGGTGCTAGTGCTACTTCCTACACTGCTGCTTGTTATGCTCACGGGGGCTCAGAGAGCTTGCCCAAAGAACTGCAGATGTGATGGCAAAATTGTGTACTGTGAGTCTCACGCTTTTGCAGATATTCCTGAGAACATTTCTGGAGGGTCACAAGGCTTATCGTTAAGGTTCAACAGCATTCAGAAACTCAAATCCAATCAGTTTGCCAGCCTTAACCAGCTTATATGGCTTTATCTTGACCATAATTACATTAGCTCAGTGGATGAAGATGCATTTCAAGGCATCCGTAGACTGAAAGAATTAATTCTAAGCTCCAACAAAATTACCTATCTGCACAATAAAACATTTCACCCGGTTCCCAATCTCCGCAGTCTGGACCTCTCCTACAATAAGCTTCAGACATTGCAATCGGAACAATTTAAAGGCCTTCGGAAACTTATCATTTTGCACTTGAGATCTAACTCATTAAAGACTGTACCAATCAGAGTGTTTCAAGACTGTCGAAATCTTGACTTTCTAGATTTGGGTTATAATCGTCTTCGAAGCTTATCGCGAAATGCTTTTGCTGGACTTTTGAAGTTAAAAGAGCTCCACTTGGAGCACAATCAGTTTTCCAAGATCAACTTTGCTCATTTTCCACGTCTCTTCAACCTCCGTTCAATTTACTTACAATGGAACAGAATTCGCTCCATTAGCCAAGGCTTGACATGGACTTGGAGTTCCTTACACAACTTGGATTTATCAGGGAATGATATCCAAGGAATTGAGCCGGGCACATTTAAATGTTTGCCCAATTTGCAAAAATTGAATTTGGATTCCAACAAGCTTACCAACATCTCACAGGAAACTGTCAATGCATGGATATCATTAGTATCCATCACTTTGTCTGGGAATATGTGGGAATGCAGTCGGAGCATTTGTCCTCTATTTTATTGGCTTAAGAATTTCAAAGGAAATAAGGAAAGCACCATGATATGTGCAGGACCTAAGCACATCCAAGGTGAAAAGGTTAGTGATGCAGTGGAAACATATAATATCTGCTCTGAAGTCCAGGTGGTCAACACAGAAAAATCACACGTGGTACCCCAAACTCCCCAGAAGCCTCTGATTATCCCTAAACCTACAACCTTGAAATCTGATCCTAGCCGGTCCACCCTTGAAACACCAAGCCCTTCCCCGGGGTTTCAgattcctggcacagagcaagaGTATGAGCATGTTTCATTCCACAAAATTATTGCAGGGAGCGTGGCTCTCTTTCTTTCGGTGGCTATGATCCTCTTGGTAATCTATGTGTCTTGGAAACGCTACCCAGCCAGCATGAAACAACTTCAGCAACACTCTCTTATGAAGAGGCGGCGGAAAAAGACCAGAGAGTCTGAGAGACAAATGAATTCCCCTTTACAGGAGTATTATGTGGACTACAAGCCTACAAACTCTGAGACCATGGATATATCGGTTAATGGATCTGGGCCCTGCACATATACCATCTCTGGCTCCAGGGAATGTGAGGTATGA